In the Solanum pennellii chromosome 5, SPENNV200 genome, one interval contains:
- the LOC107018704 gene encoding protein WVD2-like 7 isoform X1, producing MGESSSSSACLVRSFSQPSQERTEGDPLYRALSTSVSFGRFMSESLDWEKWSSFTHNRYLEEVGKYAKPGSVAEKKAYFEAQHKKAAAKKAALLLEQQNAAVDKSSDLNVTNQNNDHYTGNSELTEPSSCVGIEETQREEGELNVTTQLIDMESELTENGSYEGTEEALGDQDHLNVTNPTVDHCTMRFELPENRSHMGIEEVQGNEGDNITTCGSYPIHEEINLGTTGTENSIKQSYPVENELKSLNQQENVVVVEVSENVQQLKEKTQTKNVAMEGDSMLSTKKKPKKPLTLTTRLTTKNDSSKFKSRVKPVTALQPIATDKSAPTNRSNGKVMIDKKKSNPKSRQMSIKFFSHREETKKPMSPILEKIVNSRFVRSITKTSRDSKIQQTSTLASVSGISKCPPEASQRANKRYRTKLDQSLSRSRKEEGELVSHSGNLKSINKHGNVACSSPTVFSPFSLRSEERAAKRREFFQKLEQKLNTKEAEKEQQQAKPKANITSSSTVLISRAKPNPSIHHERESSSNQMKKGKATSSSKVLISGAKPDPSIHQERESSSNQMKKEKTTSSFKVLTTRAKPNSSIHQERELSNNQMKKEKATTSSKVLTTRAKPNVIHQSRAESNASIHREREPSSTALNHQSRAELNASIHRERESLSNQMKKMPRQPCSPKFSGKPVSEVLDIKPQKHWRLSGKPEGTKDIKRENNLSRLSGKTEGSKDAKRENNLSSHFPVKGRSDNPKSFICESMLENASPNIQV from the exons ATGGGtgaatcttcttcttcttcagctTGTCTGGTACGATCCTTTTCTCAGCCTTCTCAAGAACGTACTGAg GGAGACCCTTTATATCGTGCATTATCAACATCAGTATCATTTGGAAGATTTATGTCTGAATCGCTGGACTGGGAGAAGTGGTCCTCATTTACTCATAATCGGTATCTTGAGGAAGTTGGGAAGTATGCAAAGCCTGGTTCAGTTGCTGAAAAGAAAGCTTACTTTGAGGCTCAACACAAAAAGGCAGCTGCTAAAAAAGCTGCATTGTTGCTAGAGCAACAAAATGCAGCAGTTGATAAGTCATCTGATCTGAATGTGACTAATCAAAACAATGATCATTACACAGGGAACTCTGAATTGACAGAGCCAAGCAGTTGTGTGGGTATTgaagaaacacaaagagaagaggGAGAGTTGAATGTGACAACTCAACTTATTGATATGGAATCAGAGCTCACTGAGAATGGCAGCTATGAAGGCACTGAGGAAGCGCTGGGAGATCAGGATCATTTGAATGTGACAAATCCAACTGTTGATCATTGCACAATGCGCTTTGAGTTGCCAGAGAATAGAAGCCATATGGGTATTGAAGAAGTGCAGGGAAATGAGGGGGATAATATAACAACCTGTGGCAGCTATCCTATTCATGAAGAAATTAACTTGGGAACTACTGGAACTGAAAACTCTATCAAACAATCTTATCCAGTAGAGAATGAACTCAAGTCATTGAATCAGCAGgagaatgttgttgttgttgaggtaAGTGAGAATGTACAGCAACTGAAAGAGAAGACACAAACAAAG AATGTTGCTATGGAGGGAGACTCCATGTTGTCAACGAAGAAGAAACCAAAGAAACCATTAACCTTAACGACTAGATTGACAACTAAGAATGATTCGTCAAAGTTCAAATCTCGTGTCAAACCGGTGACAGCTCTGCAACCTATAGCCACTGATAAATCTGCTCCAACTAATAGAAGCAATGGAAAAGTCATGATTGACAAAAAGAAGTCAAATCCAAAATCTCGTCAAATGTCAATCAAGTTTTTTTCTCACAGAGAGGAAACAAAGAAACCAATGTCTCCGATTCTTGAGAAGATAGTGAATTCAAGATTTGTAAGATCCATCACCAAAACATCTAGAGACAGCAAAATTCAACAGACTTCAACTCTG GCATCAGTGAGTGGGATATCAAAGTGTCCTCCTGAAGCCTCTCAACGAGCAAATAAAAG GTATAGAACGAAGCTTGACCAATCATTGTCTAGAAGCAGGAAAGAAGAGGGTGAATTGGTATCACACTCAGG AAATCTCAAATCAATAAACAAGCATGGAAATGTAGCATGTTCTTCCCCTACTGTATTTTCTCCGTTCAGCTTAAGGAGTGAAGAAAGAGCAGCAAAGCGAAGAGAG TTCTTTCAGAAGCTAGAACAAAAATTGAACACAAAGGAGGCAGAAAAAGAGCAGCAACAAGCAAAACCAAAG GCAAACATCACCAGTAGTTCTACAGTGCTTATTTCAAGAGCTAAACCAAATCCAAGCATTCATCATGAAAGAGAATCATCTAGTAATCAAATGAAGAAG GGAAAAGCCACCAGTAGTTCTAAAGTGCTTATATCAGGAGCTAAACCAGATCCAAGCATTCATCAGGAAAGAGAATCATCAAGTAATCAAATGAAGAAG GAGAAAACCACTAGCAGTTTTAAAGTGCTTACAACAAGAGCTAAACCAAATTCAAGCATTCATCAGGAAAGAGAATTATCAAATAATCAGATGAAGAAG GAAAAAGCCACAACTAGTTCTAAAGTACTTACAACAAGAGCTAAACCAAATGTGATTCATCAATCAAGAGCTGAATCAAATGCAAGCATTCATCGTGAAAGAGAACCATCAAGTACTGCGCTTAATCATCAATCAAGAGCTGAATTAAATGCAAGCATTCATCGTGAAAGAGAATCATTAAGTAATCAAATGAAGAAG ATGCCGCGACAACCTTGCTCTCCTAAATTCAGTGGGAAGCCAGTGTCAGAAGTCCTAGACATCAAACCTCAAAAGCATTGGAGGCTTTCAGGGAAGCCTGAGGGAACAAAAGATATTAAAAGGGAAAACAACCTTTCAAGGCTTTCAGGGAAGACTGAGGGATCAAAAGATGCTAAGAGGGAAAACAACCTTTCAAGTCATTTCCCAGTGAAAGGTAGATCAGACAATCCCAAGTCATTTATCTGTGAGAGTATGTTGGAAAATGCTTCTCCAAATATCCAAGTTTAA
- the LOC107018660 gene encoding two-component response regulator ARR11 isoform X1 — protein sequence MMENSKTSVGFSSPRTDTFPAGLRVLVVDDDPTWLKILEKMLKKCSYQVTTCGLAREALYVLRERKDGFDIVISDVNMPDMDGFKLLEHVGLEMDLPVIMMSVDGETSRVMKGVQHGACDYLLKPIRMKELRNIWQHVLRKKMQEARDIGNHELDQYDEVWILNGAEILSGKKRKDFENKHDEREMSDSRCVDSSSMKKARVVWTVDLHQKFVKAVHQIGFDKVGPKKILDLMGIPWLTRENVASHLQKYRLYLTRLQKEDEAKDSFIGTKHPDVSSKEICSSLSLQNSLDACIDVTNEKYGCVTGDKAIVQNGKSNICESKVKGVVSVPAAEPRSVVEDNFDPQTTGSKIGLNDSFGLVNTNVKSAKVPIPYCSTGEAPQPQYKQQDFKPQFRSANGLCHQPLPVVSPQIPVDHTQETCFVNHTPSHEERDRHPDTKNRPSFFKTKNEVVGKFSPVESNINLFQPVSHQQTNFHTLEQMPSTTWRATSHNVVNGPQSSPGNLTLRSGSIVASVGEEMHGASIQGECFLANNGLPNIEQFDYNDPQPISGVPTYLYDTLRFDYEYPIDSLEGNVIDQGLFII from the exons ATGATGGAGAACAGTAAAACCAGTGTTGGGTTTTCTTCTCCAAGAACTGATACTTTTCCAGCTGGTTTAAGGGTtcttgttgttgatgatgatcCTACTTGGTTGAAGATTCTTGAAaaaatgcttaagaagtgttCTTATCAAG TGACGACATGTGGTCTAGCACGAGAGGCTTTGTATGTGCTCCGAGAGAGAAAGGATGGATTTGACATTGTGATCAGTGATGTTAACATGCCTGACATGGATGGATTTAAGCTTTTGGAGCATGTTGGACTTGAGATGGATCTTCCTGTCATAA TGATGTCTGTGGATGGTGAAACAAGCAGGGTGATGAAGGGTGTTCAACATGGTGCATGCGATTATCTTTTAAAGCCTATACGAATGAAAGAACTTAGAAACATATGGCAGCATGTACTCAGAAAAAAGATGCAGGAGGCAAGGGATATTGGAAATCATGAATTGGACCAATATGATGAAGTGTGGATTCTTAATGGAGCTGAAATCCTTtcaggaaagaaaagaaaagattttgagAATAAGCACGATGAAAGAGAAATGTCCGATTCAAGATGTGTTGATTCTTCTTCTATGAAGAAAGCTAGAGTAGTTTGGACTGTAGATCTTCATCAGAAATTTGTCAAAGCTGTACACCAGATTGGATTTGACA AAGTTGGTCCCAAGAAGATTCTTGACTTGATGGGTATCCCATGGTTGACTAGAGAAAATGTTGCTAGCCACTTACAG AAGTATCGCCTCTACTTAACTAGGTTGCAGAAAGAAGATGAAGCTAAAGACTCATTTATTGGGACGAAGCATCCGGATGTTTCTTCTAAAGAAATTTGTTCTAGTCTCAGCCTTCAGAATTCACTGGATGCATGCATTGATGTTACAAATGAAAAGTATGGTTGTGTTACTGGAGACAAAGCTATTGTTCAAAATGGGAAATCCAACATATGTGAGAGCAAGGTAAAGGGTGTTGTTTCAGTGCCAGCGGCTGAGCCGAGGTCTGTGGTTGAAGATAACTTTGATCCTCAGACTACCGGTTCAAAGATAGGCCTCAACGATTCCTTTGGATTGGTTAATACTAATGTAAAAAGTGCTAAGGTACCCATTCCATATTGCTCAACTGGAGAAGCTCCACAACCTCAATACAAGCAACAAGACTTTAAACCACAGTTTCGGTCAGCTAATGGGTTATGTCACCAGCCACTGCCTGTGGTTTCTCCTCAAATCCCAGTTGATCACACACAAGAGACTTGTTTTGTCAACCATACACCTTCTCATGAAGAAAGGGACAGACATCCGGATACAAAAAATAGACCTTCTTTCTTCAAGACCAAAAATGAAGTAGTAGGGAAGTTCTCTCCAGTAGAAAGTAATATTAACTTGTTTCAACCTGTGAGTCATCAACAAACAAATTTTCATACTCTTGAGCAAATGCCAAGTACTACATGGAGAGCGACGAGTCACAATGTAGTCAATGGTCCACAATCAAGCCCGGGAAATCTAACTTTGAGAAGTGGATCAATTGTTGCATCTGTAGGTGAGGAGATGCATGGTGCTTCTATTCAAGGGGAATGTTTTCTAGCTAATAATGGTCTTCCGAACATAGAACAATTTGACTACAATGATCCACAACCCATTTCTGGAGTTCCAACATACTTGTATGATACATTGAGGTTTGATTATGAGTATCCAATTGATTCATTGGAAGGTAATGTGATAGACCAAGGTCTGTTCATAATCTAA
- the LOC107018704 gene encoding protein WVD2-like 7 isoform X2, translating to MGESSSSSACLVRSFSQPSQERTEGDPLYRALSTSVSFGRFMSESLDWEKWSSFTHNRYLEEVGKYAKPGSVAEKKAYFEAQHKKAAAKKAALLLEQQNAAVDKSSDLNVTNQNNDHYTGNSELTEPSSCVGIEETQREEGELNVTTQLIDMESELTENGSYEGTEEALGDQDHLNVTNPTVDHCTMRFELPENRSHMGIEEVQGNEGDNITTCGSYPIHEEINLGTTGTENSIKQSYPVENELKSLNQQENVVVVEVSENVQQLKEKTQTKNVAMEGDSMLSTKKKPKKPLTLTTRLTTKNDSSKFKSRVKPVTALQPIATDKSAPTNRSNGKVMIDKKKSNPKSRQMSIKFFSHREETKKPMSPILEKIVNSRFVRSITKTSRDSKIQQTSTLASVSGISKCPPEASQRANKRYRTKLDQSLSRSRKEEGELVSHSGNLKSINKHGNVACSSPTVFSPFSLRSEERAAKRREFFQKLEQKLNTKEAEKEQQQAKPKANITSSSTVLISRAKPNPSIHHERESSSNQMKKEKTTSSFKVLTTRAKPNSSIHQERELSNNQMKKEKATTSSKVLTTRAKPNVIHQSRAESNASIHREREPSSTALNHQSRAELNASIHRERESLSNQMKKMPRQPCSPKFSGKPVSEVLDIKPQKHWRLSGKPEGTKDIKRENNLSRLSGKTEGSKDAKRENNLSSHFPVKGRSDNPKSFICESMLENASPNIQV from the exons ATGGGtgaatcttcttcttcttcagctTGTCTGGTACGATCCTTTTCTCAGCCTTCTCAAGAACGTACTGAg GGAGACCCTTTATATCGTGCATTATCAACATCAGTATCATTTGGAAGATTTATGTCTGAATCGCTGGACTGGGAGAAGTGGTCCTCATTTACTCATAATCGGTATCTTGAGGAAGTTGGGAAGTATGCAAAGCCTGGTTCAGTTGCTGAAAAGAAAGCTTACTTTGAGGCTCAACACAAAAAGGCAGCTGCTAAAAAAGCTGCATTGTTGCTAGAGCAACAAAATGCAGCAGTTGATAAGTCATCTGATCTGAATGTGACTAATCAAAACAATGATCATTACACAGGGAACTCTGAATTGACAGAGCCAAGCAGTTGTGTGGGTATTgaagaaacacaaagagaagaggGAGAGTTGAATGTGACAACTCAACTTATTGATATGGAATCAGAGCTCACTGAGAATGGCAGCTATGAAGGCACTGAGGAAGCGCTGGGAGATCAGGATCATTTGAATGTGACAAATCCAACTGTTGATCATTGCACAATGCGCTTTGAGTTGCCAGAGAATAGAAGCCATATGGGTATTGAAGAAGTGCAGGGAAATGAGGGGGATAATATAACAACCTGTGGCAGCTATCCTATTCATGAAGAAATTAACTTGGGAACTACTGGAACTGAAAACTCTATCAAACAATCTTATCCAGTAGAGAATGAACTCAAGTCATTGAATCAGCAGgagaatgttgttgttgttgaggtaAGTGAGAATGTACAGCAACTGAAAGAGAAGACACAAACAAAG AATGTTGCTATGGAGGGAGACTCCATGTTGTCAACGAAGAAGAAACCAAAGAAACCATTAACCTTAACGACTAGATTGACAACTAAGAATGATTCGTCAAAGTTCAAATCTCGTGTCAAACCGGTGACAGCTCTGCAACCTATAGCCACTGATAAATCTGCTCCAACTAATAGAAGCAATGGAAAAGTCATGATTGACAAAAAGAAGTCAAATCCAAAATCTCGTCAAATGTCAATCAAGTTTTTTTCTCACAGAGAGGAAACAAAGAAACCAATGTCTCCGATTCTTGAGAAGATAGTGAATTCAAGATTTGTAAGATCCATCACCAAAACATCTAGAGACAGCAAAATTCAACAGACTTCAACTCTG GCATCAGTGAGTGGGATATCAAAGTGTCCTCCTGAAGCCTCTCAACGAGCAAATAAAAG GTATAGAACGAAGCTTGACCAATCATTGTCTAGAAGCAGGAAAGAAGAGGGTGAATTGGTATCACACTCAGG AAATCTCAAATCAATAAACAAGCATGGAAATGTAGCATGTTCTTCCCCTACTGTATTTTCTCCGTTCAGCTTAAGGAGTGAAGAAAGAGCAGCAAAGCGAAGAGAG TTCTTTCAGAAGCTAGAACAAAAATTGAACACAAAGGAGGCAGAAAAAGAGCAGCAACAAGCAAAACCAAAG GCAAACATCACCAGTAGTTCTACAGTGCTTATTTCAAGAGCTAAACCAAATCCAAGCATTCATCATGAAAGAGAATCATCTAGTAATCAAATGAAGAAG GAGAAAACCACTAGCAGTTTTAAAGTGCTTACAACAAGAGCTAAACCAAATTCAAGCATTCATCAGGAAAGAGAATTATCAAATAATCAGATGAAGAAG GAAAAAGCCACAACTAGTTCTAAAGTACTTACAACAAGAGCTAAACCAAATGTGATTCATCAATCAAGAGCTGAATCAAATGCAAGCATTCATCGTGAAAGAGAACCATCAAGTACTGCGCTTAATCATCAATCAAGAGCTGAATTAAATGCAAGCATTCATCGTGAAAGAGAATCATTAAGTAATCAAATGAAGAAG ATGCCGCGACAACCTTGCTCTCCTAAATTCAGTGGGAAGCCAGTGTCAGAAGTCCTAGACATCAAACCTCAAAAGCATTGGAGGCTTTCAGGGAAGCCTGAGGGAACAAAAGATATTAAAAGGGAAAACAACCTTTCAAGGCTTTCAGGGAAGACTGAGGGATCAAAAGATGCTAAGAGGGAAAACAACCTTTCAAGTCATTTCCCAGTGAAAGGTAGATCAGACAATCCCAAGTCATTTATCTGTGAGAGTATGTTGGAAAATGCTTCTCCAAATATCCAAGTTTAA
- the LOC107018704 gene encoding protein WVD2-like 7 isoform X3, producing the protein MGESSSSSACLVRSFSQPSQERTEGDPLYRALSTSVSFGRFMSESLDWEKWSSFTHNRYLEEVGKYAKPGSVAEKKAYFEAQHKKAAAKKAALLLEQQNAAVDKSSDLNVTNQNNDHYTGNSELTEPSSCVGIEETQREEGELNVTTQLIDMESELTENGSYEGTEEALGDQDHLNVTNPTVDHCTMRFELPENRSHMGIEEVQGNEGDNITTCGSYPIHEEINLGTTGTENSIKQSYPVENELKSLNQQENVVVVEVSENVQQLKEKTQTKNVAMEGDSMLSTKKKPKKPLTLTTRLTTKNDSSKFKSRVKPVTALQPIATDKSAPTNRSNGKVMIDKKKSNPKSRQMSIKFFSHREETKKPMSPILEKIVNSRFVRSITKTSRDSKIQQTSTLASVSGISKCPPEASQRANKRYRTKLDQSLSRSRKEEGELVSHSGNLKSINKHGNVACSSPTVFSPFSLRSEERAAKRREFFQKLEQKLNTKEAEKEQQQAKPKANITSSSTVLISRAKPNPSIHHERESSSNQMKKMPRQPCSPKFSGKPVSEVLDIKPQKHWRLSGKPEGTKDIKRENNLSRLSGKTEGSKDAKRENNLSSHFPVKGRSDNPKSFICESMLENASPNIQV; encoded by the exons ATGGGtgaatcttcttcttcttcagctTGTCTGGTACGATCCTTTTCTCAGCCTTCTCAAGAACGTACTGAg GGAGACCCTTTATATCGTGCATTATCAACATCAGTATCATTTGGAAGATTTATGTCTGAATCGCTGGACTGGGAGAAGTGGTCCTCATTTACTCATAATCGGTATCTTGAGGAAGTTGGGAAGTATGCAAAGCCTGGTTCAGTTGCTGAAAAGAAAGCTTACTTTGAGGCTCAACACAAAAAGGCAGCTGCTAAAAAAGCTGCATTGTTGCTAGAGCAACAAAATGCAGCAGTTGATAAGTCATCTGATCTGAATGTGACTAATCAAAACAATGATCATTACACAGGGAACTCTGAATTGACAGAGCCAAGCAGTTGTGTGGGTATTgaagaaacacaaagagaagaggGAGAGTTGAATGTGACAACTCAACTTATTGATATGGAATCAGAGCTCACTGAGAATGGCAGCTATGAAGGCACTGAGGAAGCGCTGGGAGATCAGGATCATTTGAATGTGACAAATCCAACTGTTGATCATTGCACAATGCGCTTTGAGTTGCCAGAGAATAGAAGCCATATGGGTATTGAAGAAGTGCAGGGAAATGAGGGGGATAATATAACAACCTGTGGCAGCTATCCTATTCATGAAGAAATTAACTTGGGAACTACTGGAACTGAAAACTCTATCAAACAATCTTATCCAGTAGAGAATGAACTCAAGTCATTGAATCAGCAGgagaatgttgttgttgttgaggtaAGTGAGAATGTACAGCAACTGAAAGAGAAGACACAAACAAAG AATGTTGCTATGGAGGGAGACTCCATGTTGTCAACGAAGAAGAAACCAAAGAAACCATTAACCTTAACGACTAGATTGACAACTAAGAATGATTCGTCAAAGTTCAAATCTCGTGTCAAACCGGTGACAGCTCTGCAACCTATAGCCACTGATAAATCTGCTCCAACTAATAGAAGCAATGGAAAAGTCATGATTGACAAAAAGAAGTCAAATCCAAAATCTCGTCAAATGTCAATCAAGTTTTTTTCTCACAGAGAGGAAACAAAGAAACCAATGTCTCCGATTCTTGAGAAGATAGTGAATTCAAGATTTGTAAGATCCATCACCAAAACATCTAGAGACAGCAAAATTCAACAGACTTCAACTCTG GCATCAGTGAGTGGGATATCAAAGTGTCCTCCTGAAGCCTCTCAACGAGCAAATAAAAG GTATAGAACGAAGCTTGACCAATCATTGTCTAGAAGCAGGAAAGAAGAGGGTGAATTGGTATCACACTCAGG AAATCTCAAATCAATAAACAAGCATGGAAATGTAGCATGTTCTTCCCCTACTGTATTTTCTCCGTTCAGCTTAAGGAGTGAAGAAAGAGCAGCAAAGCGAAGAGAG TTCTTTCAGAAGCTAGAACAAAAATTGAACACAAAGGAGGCAGAAAAAGAGCAGCAACAAGCAAAACCAAAG GCAAACATCACCAGTAGTTCTACAGTGCTTATTTCAAGAGCTAAACCAAATCCAAGCATTCATCATGAAAGAGAATCATCTAGTAATCAAATGAAGAAG ATGCCGCGACAACCTTGCTCTCCTAAATTCAGTGGGAAGCCAGTGTCAGAAGTCCTAGACATCAAACCTCAAAAGCATTGGAGGCTTTCAGGGAAGCCTGAGGGAACAAAAGATATTAAAAGGGAAAACAACCTTTCAAGGCTTTCAGGGAAGACTGAGGGATCAAAAGATGCTAAGAGGGAAAACAACCTTTCAAGTCATTTCCCAGTGAAAGGTAGATCAGACAATCCCAAGTCATTTATCTGTGAGAGTATGTTGGAAAATGCTTCTCCAAATATCCAAGTTTAA
- the LOC107018660 gene encoding two-component response regulator ARR11 isoform X2: protein MMENSKTSVGFSSPRTDTFPAGLRVLVVDDDPTWLKILEKMLKKCSYQVTTCGLAREALYVLRERKDGFDIVISDVNMPDMDGFKLLEHVGLEMDLPVIMMSVDGETSRVMKGVQHGACDYLLKPIRMKELRNIWQHVLRKKMQEARDIGNHELDQYDEVWILNGAEILSGKKRKDFENKHDEREMSDSRCVDSSSMKKARVVWTVDLHQKFVKAVHQIGFDIGPKKILDLMGIPWLTRENVASHLQKYRLYLTRLQKEDEAKDSFIGTKHPDVSSKEICSSLSLQNSLDACIDVTNEKYGCVTGDKAIVQNGKSNICESKVKGVVSVPAAEPRSVVEDNFDPQTTGSKIGLNDSFGLVNTNVKSAKVPIPYCSTGEAPQPQYKQQDFKPQFRSANGLCHQPLPVVSPQIPVDHTQETCFVNHTPSHEERDRHPDTKNRPSFFKTKNEVVGKFSPVESNINLFQPVSHQQTNFHTLEQMPSTTWRATSHNVVNGPQSSPGNLTLRSGSIVASVGEEMHGASIQGECFLANNGLPNIEQFDYNDPQPISGVPTYLYDTLRFDYEYPIDSLEGNVIDQGLFII from the exons ATGATGGAGAACAGTAAAACCAGTGTTGGGTTTTCTTCTCCAAGAACTGATACTTTTCCAGCTGGTTTAAGGGTtcttgttgttgatgatgatcCTACTTGGTTGAAGATTCTTGAAaaaatgcttaagaagtgttCTTATCAAG TGACGACATGTGGTCTAGCACGAGAGGCTTTGTATGTGCTCCGAGAGAGAAAGGATGGATTTGACATTGTGATCAGTGATGTTAACATGCCTGACATGGATGGATTTAAGCTTTTGGAGCATGTTGGACTTGAGATGGATCTTCCTGTCATAA TGATGTCTGTGGATGGTGAAACAAGCAGGGTGATGAAGGGTGTTCAACATGGTGCATGCGATTATCTTTTAAAGCCTATACGAATGAAAGAACTTAGAAACATATGGCAGCATGTACTCAGAAAAAAGATGCAGGAGGCAAGGGATATTGGAAATCATGAATTGGACCAATATGATGAAGTGTGGATTCTTAATGGAGCTGAAATCCTTtcaggaaagaaaagaaaagattttgagAATAAGCACGATGAAAGAGAAATGTCCGATTCAAGATGTGTTGATTCTTCTTCTATGAAGAAAGCTAGAGTAGTTTGGACTGTAGATCTTCATCAGAAATTTGTCAAAGCTGTACACCAGATTGGATTTGACA TTGGTCCCAAGAAGATTCTTGACTTGATGGGTATCCCATGGTTGACTAGAGAAAATGTTGCTAGCCACTTACAG AAGTATCGCCTCTACTTAACTAGGTTGCAGAAAGAAGATGAAGCTAAAGACTCATTTATTGGGACGAAGCATCCGGATGTTTCTTCTAAAGAAATTTGTTCTAGTCTCAGCCTTCAGAATTCACTGGATGCATGCATTGATGTTACAAATGAAAAGTATGGTTGTGTTACTGGAGACAAAGCTATTGTTCAAAATGGGAAATCCAACATATGTGAGAGCAAGGTAAAGGGTGTTGTTTCAGTGCCAGCGGCTGAGCCGAGGTCTGTGGTTGAAGATAACTTTGATCCTCAGACTACCGGTTCAAAGATAGGCCTCAACGATTCCTTTGGATTGGTTAATACTAATGTAAAAAGTGCTAAGGTACCCATTCCATATTGCTCAACTGGAGAAGCTCCACAACCTCAATACAAGCAACAAGACTTTAAACCACAGTTTCGGTCAGCTAATGGGTTATGTCACCAGCCACTGCCTGTGGTTTCTCCTCAAATCCCAGTTGATCACACACAAGAGACTTGTTTTGTCAACCATACACCTTCTCATGAAGAAAGGGACAGACATCCGGATACAAAAAATAGACCTTCTTTCTTCAAGACCAAAAATGAAGTAGTAGGGAAGTTCTCTCCAGTAGAAAGTAATATTAACTTGTTTCAACCTGTGAGTCATCAACAAACAAATTTTCATACTCTTGAGCAAATGCCAAGTACTACATGGAGAGCGACGAGTCACAATGTAGTCAATGGTCCACAATCAAGCCCGGGAAATCTAACTTTGAGAAGTGGATCAATTGTTGCATCTGTAGGTGAGGAGATGCATGGTGCTTCTATTCAAGGGGAATGTTTTCTAGCTAATAATGGTCTTCCGAACATAGAACAATTTGACTACAATGATCCACAACCCATTTCTGGAGTTCCAACATACTTGTATGATACATTGAGGTTTGATTATGAGTATCCAATTGATTCATTGGAAGGTAATGTGATAGACCAAGGTCTGTTCATAATCTAA